Proteins encoded within one genomic window of Besnoitia besnoiti strain Bb-Ger1 chromosome II, whole genome shotgun sequence:
- a CDS encoding hypothetical protein (encoded by transcript BESB_036770), with product MLVEFPDASVSFLNLLVSSGRPPEIAGGRLQRFAFARVIKRSCCRSDCRFFFQFSLLSACGSAAAGAMPPARLLPPPSEDAQQGEDEEPALPPRWEGSAASPSSSPSSSLPLSFSPHPASGSSCPPQPSSSVPSSPARLRDPPAAALPAPALGSPGPPPWAGAAPASTAISPRGSPLSAPFTPPPLPASFSFSPLPLHLSDKRVPQALSATIAPSAYVTNIWTSICVCATGFSARDLFLIARSLPNSEYSGGSSLPVVLRLKSPSCTAVLSANGRLSIMGGVTREQAAWQAYRVAYKLKFRMRWRFGHGASLARGQAAEEEEKRQEEAEKQRLLSGERLAAAAPLASSASSDAACALSYVSDPRIRFVPEEIETQQMVCRLDLGGAFRPDLERLESHPSLQGRVVGIKDGLTIRVPLPAFEAAAPLAAASSDSAALTAAGAEREDAPPRDRCRGDGASSAEGDRRPCRRLHAIGTPEGEAPGAAAREKRQAPAAAALVWKEKNVWSGGDDGEDEDPIAAELFAGLEGSEDSASSAPSSPQGRGGELASKKRRKRGRAFADERRDGRGALPKKKGATCIVYRSGRLLVLGCTSAEEIDYAVSFVWPALVGL from the exons ATGCTTGTCGAGTTTCCCGACGCCTCTGTGTCTTTTCTCAATCTCCTCGTGTCCTCCGGACGTCCTCCCGAGATCGCCGGCGGCCGTCTCCAGCGGTTCGCCTTTGCGAGGGTGATCAAACGGTCGTGCTGCCGGTCTGACTGCCGCTTTTTCTTCcagttttctcttctttccgcctgcggctccgctgccgccggcgccatgcctcctgcgcggcttttgccgcctccttcagaggacgcgcagcaaggcgaggacgaagagccgGCTTTACCTCCGCGCTGGgagggctccgcggcctctccttcttcttctccttcctcttctcttcccttgtctttctctcctcatCCAGCATCCGGCTCCTCTTGTCCGCCTCAGCCGTCGTCTTCcgttccttcctctcctgctcgtctgcgcgacccgccggctgcggctctgcccgcgcccgctctcGGGTCTCCGGGGCCGCCCCCgtgggcgggggcggcgccggcgtctaCCGCCATCTCTccgcgcgggtcgccgcTGTCAGCGCCGTTTACGCCGCCGCCACTGCCTGcgtctttttccttctcgccgcttccgcttcaTCTGTCTGACAAGCgggtgccgcaggcgctctctgcgacgatcgcgccgtcggcgtaTGTCACCAACATCTGGACGTCcatctgcgtctgcgcaacggggttctccgcgcgcgacttGTTTCTGatcgcgcgctcgctgccgaaCTCTGAGTACAGCGGCGGCTCTTCGCTTCCGGTTGTGCTGCGACTCAAGAGTCCGTCCTGCACCGCCGTGCTCAGCGCGAACGGCCGACTCTCCATCATGGGCGGCGTCACGCGGGAGCAAGCGGCCTGGCAAGCCTACCGCGTCGCCTACAAACTCAAGTTCCGCATGCGCTGGAGATTCGGGCACGGCGCTTCGCTCGCCAGGGGAcaggccgccgaggaggaggaaaagcGACAG gaggaggcagagaagcagcggctcctgagcggcgagcggctcgcggcggcggcgccgctcgcgtcttctgcgtcatcagatgcggcgtgcgcgctgaGTTACGTGAGCGACCCGCGCATCCGCTTTGTGCCGGAGGAGATCGAGACGCAGCAGATGGTGTGTCGGTTGGACTTGGGGGGTGCTTTCCGCCCCGACCTCGAGCGGCTCGAGTCGCATCCGTCGCTCCAgggccgcgtcgtcggcatCAAAGACGGGCTGACGATTCGCGTGCCTCTCCCCGCcttcgaggctgcggcgcccctcgcggcggcctcaagcgacagcgcggcgctgaccgcggcgggagccgagcgagaagacgcgccgccgcgcgatcgctgtcgcggcgacggcgccagctcagcagaaggcgacagacGTCCGTGCCGGCGTCTGCACGCGATCGGCACGCCCGAGGGGgaagcgcctggcgcggcggcgagagagaagagacaggcgcctgctgctgccgcgctcgtctGGAAGGAGAAGAACGTCTGGtccggaggagacgacggcgaggacgaagacccCATCG ccgcggagctctTCGCGGGACTggaaggcagcgaggactcggcgtcctccgcgccctcgtcgccgcagggtcgcggcggcgaactcgcctcgaagaagcggaggaagcgcgggcgagccttcgccgacgagcgccgcgacgggcgcggcgcactgccgaagaagaaaggggCGACTTGCATCGTCTaccgcagcggcagactcCTCGTGCTCGGGTGCACCTCTGCGGAAGAAATCGACTACGCCGTCAGCTTCGTCTGGCCTGCTCTAGTCGGTCTCTAA